TTCGTCAAGTACTGCTTTAAACACATACTTCAACATGTCTTCTGCAAGCGCTGCGATGTCGTTAAGGTCGGCGAATGCCACTTCAGGCTCAACCATCCAAAACTCTGCCAAGTGACGAGAAGTGTTTGAGTTTTCAGCCCGGAATGTTGGACCAAAAGTATAGATTTTTGAAAGGGCACTCGCGTATGTTTCACCGTTAAGCTGACCAGATACGGTCAAGAATGCTTCTTTACCAAAAAAGTCTTCTGAATAGTCTACATCGCCTTTGTCTGTGCGTGGTAGGTTGTTCATATCAAGTGTAGATACACGGAACATCTCGCCTGCGCCTTCACAGTCACTTGCGGTAATGATAGGCGTGCTGATCCACTGGTAACCACGCTCATGATAGAAACGGTGAATAGCTTGCGCAAGACAGTTACGTACACGCGTAACCGCGCCCATAACATTAGTGCGAGGGCGAAGGTGCGCATGTTCGCGTAAGTATTCAATACTGTGGCGTTTTGCAGCCATTGGGTATGAATCTGGATTCTCAACCCAGCCTAATACCTCAACGCTGTTCGCTTGGATCTCAAAAGATTGACCTTGACCTTGTGATTGTACAAGCACACCAGTCACCGCTACTGAACACCCAGCAGTAAGACGAGTCACTTCGTCATAATTATTCAGCGAATTAGGGACTACGGCTTGAATAGGGTCAAAACAAGAACCGTCATGAACGGCTAGAAATGAAATACCTGCTTTTGAATCACGTCGTGTACGGATCCAGCCCTTTACTGTTACTTGGCTGTCAACCGCAACGGTGCCTGCTAGTAGCTCCGTTATCGCTGTGTGGCTCATCTTTACTCCAAATGATTTATTTTTTATTTGTAAATTAAAAGACAGAGTGTCTTATCGTCATGTAAGCCGTATCTTACCTGCGATGAACAAATAAAAAAACACTGAAATGCAAAAAACTGGGCTGAAAAGAATGAGTAAAAGCCATGAAAAAACAGTCGGACTGTGGCATTATGAATGTTCGATGATAAAAATAGCTTTATTAATAC
This portion of the Pseudoalteromonas sp. GCY genome encodes:
- the asnS gene encoding asparagine--tRNA ligase, which codes for MSHTAITELLAGTVAVDSQVTVKGWIRTRRDSKAGISFLAVHDGSCFDPIQAVVPNSLNNYDEVTRLTAGCSVAVTGVLVQSQGQGQSFEIQANSVEVLGWVENPDSYPMAAKRHSIEYLREHAHLRPRTNVMGAVTRVRNCLAQAIHRFYHERGYQWISTPIITASDCEGAGEMFRVSTLDMNNLPRTDKGDVDYSEDFFGKEAFLTVSGQLNGETYASALSKIYTFGPTFRAENSNTSRHLAEFWMVEPEVAFADLNDIAALAEDMLKYVFKAVLDERRDDMEFFAQRIEKDAITRLESFIDKDFAQVDYTDAIEILKACDKEFEFPVEWGVDLQSEHERYLAEVHFNAPVVIKNYPRDIKAFYMRQNEDGKTVAAMDVVAPGIGEIIGGSQREERLDVLDARLEEMGLNKEDYSWYRDLRKYGTVPHSGFGLGFERLVAYVTGMGNVRDVIAFPRTKGSATY